One part of the Osmerus mordax isolate fOsmMor3 chromosome 18, fOsmMor3.pri, whole genome shotgun sequence genome encodes these proteins:
- the cdca7b gene encoding cell division cycle-associated 7-like protein, producing MPLSSKTPRAIADIFESPSEDEDFHGFGVCATLEPASEDSRDSLYSGDSEKPVLCFRSKFITTELFRMFTESDGEDEEFEGFSGEEGSEGRLSDGLNTLSVVSEEESDVDTGFYSEGEESAPPKRKSLCVAFRFPTKRLSAQKEEVPNKRQPIRAAHPERRASERTRLKRGVAEVGSGRVSAREAGKRLPERKEEEEEEDDEEEDSGKVKMDIRPQVLSKRDKNIQENKAMLAKLFADLSSVAELTPLTSPKKKRRVSENLSPRKRACMATEGAGRKNPSRKARPPENFGVEKRSESPTRLSRPAKIIDIRKLIEVDDELRAMGSVRKRRSGGGRKRRSEVRPVDDITQEELDNVAQRTKDKILDKDHGSTCHQCRQKTLDTKTVCRSGYCVGVKGQFCGPCLRNRYGEDVCDTLLNPTWECPLCRGMCNCSLCRRKEGRCATGNLVRLAQYNGKSNVHQYLESIQRDLK from the exons ATGCCCCTTTCGTCAAAG ACGCCCAGAGCTATAGCTGACATCTTTGAGAGTCCAAGCGAGGATGAAGATTTTCACGGTTTCGGAGTCTGTGCAACACTCGAGCCGGCTTCAGAGGACAGCCGGGATAGCTTGTACTCTGGGGATTCCGAGAAGCCG GTTCTGTGTTTCCGGTCAAAGTTCATCACCACGGAGCTGTTTCGTATGTTCACCGAGTCAgacggagaggatgaggagtttGAGGGCTTCagtggggaagaggggagcgAGGGCAGGCTCAGTGACGGTTTAAATACGCTG TCTGTggtgtcagaggaggagagtgatgtgGACACAGGATTCTACTCTGAAGGAGAAGAGTCAGCTCCACCAAAGAGGAAGAGCCTTTGTGTGgcctttag GTTTCCTACAAAAAGACTTTCTGCCCAGAAAGAGGAAGTTCCTAATAAacgccagccaatcagagcagccCATCCAGAGCGGAGAGCCAGTGAGAGGACAAGACTGAAAAGGGGCGTGGCTGAGGTGGGCAGTGGACGCGTCAGTGCTAGAGAGGCAGGTAAAAGACTTcctgagaggaaagaggaagaagaggaggaggacgatgaagaggaggatagtGGCAAAGTGAAGATGGACATCCGCCCTCAAGTTCTCAGCAAACGGGACAAGAATATTCAAGAGAACAAGGCCAtg CTGGCCAAGCTGTTTGCTGACCTGAGCTCCGTGGCTGAACTGACCCCTTTAACCTCCCCCAAG AAGAAAAGGCGTGTGTCTGAGAACCTGTCTCCACGGAAACGAGCGTGCATGGCGACGGAGGGGGCCGGGAGAAAGAACCCGTCCAGGAAGGCCCGCCCCCCTGAGAACTTTGGCGTGGAGAAGAGGAGCGAATCCCCTACCAGGCTGAGCAGACCTGCCAAGATCATAGACATCAGGAAGCTCATAGAG GTGGACGACGAGCTGCGTGCGATGGGCAGCGTCAGGAAGAGGCGGAGTGGGGGCGGCAGGAAGCGGAGGAGCGAGGTGAGGCCGGTGGACGACATCAcacaggaggagctggacaaCGTGGCACAGCGGACCAAAGACAAGATCCTGGACAAGGACCAT ggaagCACGTGTCACCAGTGCAGACAGAAGACTCTGGACACCAAGACGGTGTGTCGCAGTGGGTACTGTGTTGGGGTCAAGGGGCAGTTCTGCGGACCCTGTCTGAGGAATCGCTatggagaggatgtgtgtgacaCCTTGCTCAACCCG aCATGGGAGTGTCCGCTCTGCCGGGGCATGTGCAACTGTAGTCTGTGCCGGAGGAAGGAGGGTCGCTGTGCCACAGGAAACCTCGTCCGATTGGCCCAGTACAACGGCAAAAGCAACGTCCACCAGTACCTGGAAAG tATTCAGAGGGATCTGAAGTga